The stretch of DNA TTCTAACGCCATAAATAAGGTGGTGAGTAGAAAGCCAGCAATATGTTTTTTTCGATACACCAATAATATACCGGCGACCAAGGGTGCAAAATATGCAATTGTATGCACTTTTGCATTGTGCCCTGCTGCAATAATGATAAAATAATAGGCACCAACAGCAAAGAAAATTGAGCCAGCTAAAGCATACTTCCAGTTTCGGAGAAGGGTAACTCCTAAGATGAAAAAACCGGTGAAAAGCAAGAAAATATAATCAGCAGGTCGTGGTAAAAATCGAATTATTCGATCGATGGCTTTGATAACATCACCCTCGAAATAGGAACCAGTCTGATAGGTTGGCATCCCTCCAAACATTGCATCCGACCAATAAATTGGCTCGCCTGTTTTGGCTTGATATTCCAGCATCTCATTCGCGCTACCTAAATAATTGATAATATCGGGTTGTACCAATGCTTTGCCCGAAAATACAGGCGCACAGTAAATTACTGCTACCAAGGCAAAGAATACCAAGGTAAATATCGAAAATAAAAGATTGTTATTTTTCATCCTTATCGTCTATAATTTCGTAATCTATAGTTTCTGCTTCAATATTGAATTTTGGCTTGTCGGAAACTGGTTTTTGGGGTTGATTTGATGATTTATTGATATGGTTTTGTTGCCTCAAAGCATCTTTGAAAACTTTTCTTGCTACAAAAAATGTTCTGATAATCCGTAGAAAAAATAAGCCAATAATAACAAGTAATATGGCGACAAGAATGTATTTCATAGCATTAGTTTACAAGGGTTTGTACAGTTGTATTTTCGGTGCGTGTTTGTTTTTGCCCCTGACTTTCTATGGTTTCTTTCACCGTTTTTTTCTGGGTTATATCCACTTTTTTGATCCAACCAGAAGAAGTATCCAAGTAAATATTACCCGAAATGGTAGATTGATCATTCATAGACAAGTTTACCGTTTGTTCTTTTTTGTCGGGCGTTGGCATTTTCTGGGCTTCGCTTCCGCTAACTTTTTGGGTTCCTTTTATCGAAATTTTTGTAGCAGCTTCGTCTATACTTTCCAATGTTCTGGTTATTTTAGAGGTTCCTTTTAGAGGTCCTTCGTTTACCTTATTTTCATCCGACCAACTCTCTTTTATTTTTAGTTTTTTGTCTGGATAAATGTTCATCGTTTCTTGGAATTGCATTTTTATCGCTTCTTCGCTCAGAGATACTTTTAGCATTTCACTCAAAGCTTTTTGTTCTTCGGCAGAAAGAGAACTCTTCATCGATGACTCTATCCCAGAACGGATTGTCCCCAAACCATCTACAGAAATTACCTGACCACGATCATTCATTTTCATGGTATAACTTTTCCCGATAATTGATTTGTACACTTGCCAAGACATAGCAGTCATTTGATCGCTCGGTTTGTTTTTGCTGGTGTCGAAAGAAAATACTTTTCCAGTAGGATCGGTTAATTTCTCAGAATATTGACGGAAAGTAACTTTCAACGTATAGGTGCCGTTCTGATAATCTTGTACCGTATAGTCGATTTTTTTTCTGCTTTCGTTCGATAGTTTTAGACTCTGTGTTCCGTCGCTTACATTTCTTGTGGTAAGAACTGTGAGGTTTATCGGATAGGTTTTTCCTTTTTCTAGGTTGTATTTAAAATCGTAACGATCATCTTCATTCTTTATGAGCGCAAC from Weeksella virosa DSM 16922 encodes:
- a CDS encoding DUF6263 family protein translates to MKKFFITTAILGLSFFSCKKDSNKDDLKVVGKDANGNELVVTEQGDTIPKPTEDSLAVTSEENSVESVALIKNEDDRYDFKYNLEKGKTYPINLTVLTTRNVSDGTQSLKLSNESRKKIDYTVQDYQNGTYTLKVTFRQYSEKLTDPTGKVFSFDTSKNKPSDQMTAMSWQVYKSIIGKSYTMKMNDRGQVISVDGLGTIRSGIESSMKSSLSAEEQKALSEMLKVSLSEEAIKMQFQETMNIYPDKKLKIKESWSDENKVNEGPLKGTSKITRTLESIDEAATKISIKGTQKVSGSEAQKMPTPDKKEQTVNLSMNDQSTISGNIYLDTSSGWIKKVDITQKKTVKETIESQGQKQTRTENTTVQTLVN